The DNA region tgtgtacatatatatatatatatatatatatatatatatatatatatatatatatatacatttatatatgtgtgtgtgtttgtgtctgtgtatgtgtgtgtgtgtgtgtgtgtgtgtacatatatatatatatatatatatatatatatatatatatatatatatatatatatacatttatatatgtgtgtgtgtgtttgtggctgtgtatgtgtgtgtgtgtgtgtgtgtgtgtgtgtgtgtgtacatatatatatatatatatatatatatatatatacatttatatatgtgtgtgtgtgtttgtggctgtgtatgtgtgtgtgtgtgtgtgtgtgtgtgtgtgtgtctgtgtgtgtgtgtgtgtgtgtgtgtgtgtgtgtgagtgtgtgtgcgtatgtgtgtgtacgagtgtgaagtatttatatgtacagtgtatatatatgtgtgtgtgtgtgtgtgtatatatatatatgtatatatatatatatatatatatatatgtgtgtgtgtgtgtgtgtgtgtgtgtgtgtgtgtgtgtgtgtgtgtgtgtgtgtgtgtgtatactgtacatataaatcatagatagataattagatatgcatatatatatgtaaatatatatatatatatatatatatatatacttacatacatagatatagataggttaaTATGTGTGCAtccgtatgcgtatgtatatatgtatatatatatatatatatatatatatatatatatgtatatgtttatgtgtgtgtgtgtgtgtgtatgtatgtgtgtgtatgtgtgtgtgtatgtgtgtgtgtgtgtgtgtgtgtgtgtgtatgtatatatatatatatatatatatatatatatatatatatatatatatgtatatatatgtgtatatattcatatgcataaatatcatgtatatatatatatatatatatatatatatatatatatatgtgtgtgtatatatatacttatatgtgtgcgtgcgtgtgtgtgtgtgtgtgtgtgtgtgtgtgtgtgtgtgtgtgtgtgtgtgtgtgtgtgtgtgtgtgtgtgtgtgtgtgtgtgtgtgtctatgtttgtgtatgtgtgatttgtgTCTGGaaacgtgtatatgcacatatgtgtatacgcattcATATCCTATATCGAAGTATCTCGGacagataaaatagatatatacatatagacatacagatagatagatagacagacagatagataaccagttagttagttagttatattaatagatagactgatatatggatggatgggaagatagataaatagatagatatatagacagatagattgatagatcgatatatagatagacaaatagatagactgattgactgatagattgatagattggtagatcgacatatagttagatatacatgtgcttgcatgtgtatgtgtgtgtgtgcttgcgtgcggaAAGCCTTCCGCAGAGAGACGCCCTAACCTAGGCTCCTCCGCAGGTCCGGCGCCGACGGCCCAGCCGCAGCCGCCATTCGCCCAGAGCGAAGGAGCTGTTGCGAAGCGGAGCCCTCCAGAGCCCCGAGGAACCCCGTCGACCCGCAGCCCGTCATGCCCCTCGGCGGCCCCCCGCAGGCTGTGATGGCCGCCGCCCCCTGGAGGTCCCATGAGGCGCCCAGAGGGGTCGTCGTCGTCGGGGAACACGAGGTGAAAATGGCGCCAGGGGGGTTCCTGAGCAGGGATGAGTGCAGCAGCCCCTCCGCTATCAGCGCCGCCGCCAGGATCGAGGCGCAAGTAGACCGGATCGACAACCTGAAAGCCGACCTCGACATCAGCACCCTCAGCCCCGACTCGCAGCTCGTGGTCGGCCTCATCACCAAGACGCTCCGCAACGAAATCAACGACCTCAAACTCGTCCTCCAGAGAAGAGATGAGACGATCCGGAGCGAAATTAGAAGCCTGAAAGAGAGACTCACTTCTTTAGAGACAAAAATTGACGACTGCAACGAGAAACTGAAACACGAGAATACATATAGTTCGCTTTGGTGCTGTTTCGGATGACGACGTTCCTGCATTTgacaatatttgtgtatatagatataatatataagtatactgtaCGAGTGTTTGAAAAcctgtgtgtatacttatgtgcatatacatgttatatatactgtaaattcAGATGTGTAAAAATTATGTTTTTCCTCCTATCACAAAGTGGAGGAAGGGCGTTAACTGTTCCTTATGAAAAAGTGCTGTGCTAGTCATTAAAAACGTTAAGCCTGTAATGAATAGGAATGTAAAAGTTATAGAAAAATAACCCCGTGTGCATTGTGATAATGGGATCTATGGTGTCTGTACGCGATATTGTGGCCACAGCTTTTGTAAAGAATTGTAGATTTAATAGAAATGTTTATATAAGATGAATATATGTGTTAGTGCAAGGGCTtgcgtggtgagagagagagagagagagagagagagagagagagagagagagaaagagagagaattttgacgGTGTATTTGCATTCCAAAGTTAATTTAGGTATATGGCCAGGATGATCTATGTAGAACAAGATTTAGTACGAGGTTTAAAGTCGGGTGGATATCATGCCCGTTTGTCAGGATAGAATTGAGGTGCAGATGCCTTTATTTCGGATTTACCTGAATCAAAATAAAATTTGTATATTACACGGTTAAATCAGACTTCGATGCATTTTCACCctgccctttctccttctctctcaaactGAACTATCTATTACATCCAATTTTTGTTCGTTCGAATCACGAGTCCTGTCTCGGTGTTATTGAAAATTATATAGTGTATAGTGTACTGAAAGAATTTGTAAATCTGAAATGTAAATTGTAAATGTGATTTTATAATACATGACTTTAAAAGTTAAGAGCCGTCAGATTCTACAAAATGAATAAACTAAACGACCTAATATCCTCAAGAGTGATATCATTTACCGTGTGCATTAACTAAGGAAGACACTTTGTGCACTGATTTATTGGTTAATTCGCGATAAGACTGAATATGGAAGAAAGTATCTTGCTTTAATACCCTAAAACATTGTGAAACATTTTTGataggaaaggatgggagggaggggggcacctGTTTAACTGAGCATTTACTCGTGACTGCTCTGTCTGTTAACAAAGTCTGTTGGCCTTTGTCTGTGATGCCCAACTGGAGTCCCGTTCAAAGGTGGCTGCGAAAACATAGTTCTTGTTTAGAACGGAGACACCTGCCCGTCCTCTTCCTGACTAAGAAAATGTTGTCGCCTCTTTGAAACTAGGTAACTGGAGTCCGGGCGGCCATGAAAATATAATAGTACTCGAAAACCCTGGTTTGTGGCAATGAATGAACACCATGAGTAGTCGACCTCCATCACTAATGTCAAATGCTACGTATTTGCTCTTCTTTACTGGGGGTCAGTTTTAGGTTCAACAGAGTCTCCATGCATTTACCTCACAAAGCTGTAACTGAGTAACTGCCGGGACTCGCATGTTCCGTTGCCCAGAGGAATTCCAGTAATGATTATTCGCACCTTTAGCCAAGCCTCCGCATACCTCCTTTCCACACGCGACCGAAACGTTTGATCagacttatttctattattgatcTTGTGCGAGCACATCTTTTGACTGTTTTTGAGGTTTAATTAGTTCAAGCTTATCGATAATTGGATTCAGGAAAgctaataaatgaatatgtatgtatatatatatatatatatatatatatatatatatatatatatatatatatatatatatatatacatacatacatacatatatatatacatatatatatatatat from Penaeus chinensis breed Huanghai No. 1 chromosome 31, ASM1920278v2, whole genome shotgun sequence includes:
- the LOC125041828 gene encoding uncharacterized protein LOC125041828, giving the protein MAEFKDFRNVFENLPCGKSATNTQPSGADGPAAAAIRPERRSCCEAEPSRAPRNPVDPQPVMPLGGPPQAVMAAAPWRSHEAPRGVVVVGEHEVKMAPGGFLSRDECSSPSAISAAARIEAQVDRIDNLKADLDISTLSPDSQLVVGLITKTLRNEINDLKLVLQRRDETIRSEIRSLKERLTSLETKIDDCNEKLKHENTYSSLWCCFG